CCGCCGTGTTCCTCGATGATCTTGTAGGAGATCGCCAGGCCGAGACCCGTCCCGCCCCTGGCGCGCTTCGTCGTGAAGAACGGGTCGAATATCTGCTTTATCGTCTTCTGGTTCATCCCGACACCGTCGTCCCGCACCTCGATGACGACGTGCCCGTCCTCGTTCGCCGTCTTGAGGGTGATCCGGCCGTGGCGATCGTCGGGCATCGCGTCG
The sequence above is drawn from the Candidatus Krumholzibacteriota bacterium genome and encodes:
- a CDS encoding HAMP domain-containing histidine kinase; this encodes DAMPDDRHGRITLKTANEDGHVVIEVRDDGVGMNQKTIKQIFDPFFTTKRARGGTGLGLAISYKIIEEHGGTISVNSKQGSGTVFRIRIPAGRTHPAAGGGKA